The Bradyrhizobium sp. CCGB01 genome segment GCAATGGTCACGAGCGCGCTTGCGGAAGCCGGCCTGCCGCCGCAGCGGCTCGAGCTCGAAGTCACCGAGACGGCGCTGCTCGACGACAGCGAGGCGACGATCGAGATCCTGCACCAGCTGCGCGCGCTTGGCGTGCGCGTCAGTCTCGACGATTTCGGCGTCGGCTATTCCTCGCTGAGCTATTTGCGCAAGTTTCCGTTCGACCGCATCAAGATCGACCGCTCCTTCGTCGGCACGCTCGGCGAAAGCCCGGAGAGTGTCGCCATCGTCCGCACCATCGCCAGCCTCGGCTCGGTGCTCGGCGTCGAGACCACGGCGGAGGGCGTCGAGACCATCGAGCAGCTCGACTTCGTCCGCGAATGCGGCTGTACCGCCGTGCAGGGCTATTATTTCGGCAAGCCGTGCCCAGCGTCTGAGATCCACCGCATCATCGAGACGCTGAACGCAGTCCGCCGCGTGGCGTAGAGACGCCGGCCGCGCCAAATTCCGTGTCTCGGCACGCTTCCAAACGACCAATTGTCGCACGTACCGTTTCCGGCCGAATTGACGACTCGCGCCCTGCGCTCGATCCGCGCGAAGGCGCTTTTCTTCTCTCGTGATTTCGGGGACAATCCCGTCATAACAACGAGAAACGGCAGCCCAACGAGGCCGCTGCGAGGGAGGAATTATCGATGCCGCGATGCGGGCTGAAGACGATCGCATTTGCCGCCATGCATGCCGTCGTGGGCGCGTTGCTCTCGACCGCCGCCCATGCGCAGGATTATCCCACCAAGCCGATCACACTGATCGTGCCGTGGCCGGCAGGCGGTTCGACCGACATCTCGATGCGCGCGATCGCCGACAGCGCTTCGAAGGTGCTGGGGCAGCCGATCGTGATCGACAACAAGGCCGGCGGCGGCGGCACGGTCGGACCTGCGACCATGGCGGCGGCCGCGAAGCCGGACGGCTACACCATCTCACAGCTCCCCATTACGGTCTTCCGGCTGCCCCTGATGCAGGAAGTGTCGTGGGATCCGGCGAAGGATTTTTCCTACATCATCCACCTCACCGGCTACACGTTCGGCGTGACCACGAACGCGGAGTCGCAATTCAAGTCCTGGAAGGACGTGGTCGACTTTGCCAAGGCCAATCCGGGCAAGATCACCTACGCCACGCCGGGCACCGGCACCTCGCTGCATATCGGCATGGAGCA includes the following:
- a CDS encoding tripartite tricarboxylate transporter substrate binding protein encodes the protein MPRCGLKTIAFAAMHAVVGALLSTAAHAQDYPTKPITLIVPWPAGGSTDISMRAIADSASKVLGQPIVIDNKAGGGGTVGPATMAAAAKPDGYTISQLPITVFRLPLMQEVSWDPAKDFSYIIHLTGYTFGVTTNAESQFKSWKDVVDFAKANPGKITYATPGTGTSLHIGMEQIAAMSGIKLTQVPFKGGAETNAAVLGQHTMLQADSTGWRPLVDAGKLRLLMVWTGARSPNYPDVPTLKELGYPMVYDSPFGIAGPKGMDPKIVAKLHDAFKKAVEDPAVIATLAKYDMVPNYKNTEDYKKFVVEVTESERKVIDTLGLAKK